One window of Terriglobales bacterium genomic DNA carries:
- a CDS encoding pitrilysin family protein translates to MVEELRNIQREVLPNGLIVLTEEMPHIRSVSIGIWIKTGSRHEDAEVNGISHFVEHMVFKGTETRSAEDIARQIDSIGGNMDAFTAKECVCFTVKVLDEHLPIALEVLSDLVLHPVFDVKDIARERGVILEEIKMDEDSPDYLVHEIFTQNFWRDHPLGKPILGTKETVRRFEQPLVFDFYRQRFTPGNIIVSAAGNINHQQFVELVSGHFARLKPARNGFHESPPQVSSRIVLRNKRSLEQVQICVGVPAYPIAHDRRYPSYILNTLLGGGMSSRLFQNVRERQGLVYAIYSELNPYRDTGCLSVYAGTSLESASKVVESIVQEFRNLKADAIPQEELRRAKDQLKGSLMLSLESSTARMSNLARQEMYFDRFFGLDEIIQRIEAVVADDLVAMANEFFHTDKIAVTVLGNLEGLKITREQLTC, encoded by the coding sequence GGTCGAAGAACTGCGCAATATTCAACGCGAGGTTCTGCCCAACGGTCTGATCGTGCTGACCGAGGAGATGCCTCACATCCGCTCCGTGTCTATCGGGATATGGATCAAGACCGGCTCGCGCCACGAGGATGCCGAGGTCAACGGCATCTCCCATTTCGTCGAGCACATGGTCTTCAAGGGAACGGAGACGCGCAGCGCCGAGGATATTGCCCGCCAGATCGACTCCATCGGCGGCAACATGGACGCCTTTACCGCCAAGGAATGCGTCTGCTTCACCGTCAAGGTGCTCGACGAGCACCTGCCCATCGCCCTCGAGGTGCTGAGTGATCTGGTTCTCCACCCCGTTTTCGACGTCAAGGACATCGCCCGCGAGCGCGGCGTCATCCTGGAAGAGATCAAGATGGACGAAGACAGCCCCGATTATCTCGTCCACGAGATCTTCACCCAGAATTTCTGGCGCGACCATCCGCTGGGGAAACCCATCCTGGGCACCAAAGAGACCGTGCGCCGATTCGAGCAGCCCTTGGTGTTCGATTTCTACCGCCAGCGCTTCACCCCCGGGAACATCATCGTCAGCGCTGCCGGCAACATCAATCATCAGCAGTTCGTGGAGCTGGTCAGCGGCCATTTCGCTCGGCTAAAGCCGGCCAGGAACGGCTTCCACGAGTCGCCGCCTCAAGTCTCCTCCCGCATCGTGCTGCGTAACAAAAGATCGCTGGAGCAGGTGCAGATCTGCGTCGGTGTACCCGCCTATCCCATCGCCCATGACCGCCGCTATCCCTCTTACATCCTGAACACCCTGCTGGGTGGGGGCATGAGCTCTCGACTCTTTCAGAACGTCCGCGAACGCCAGGGCCTGGTCTATGCCATTTACAGCGAGCTGAACCCCTATCGCGACACCGGATGCCTCTCGGTTTACGCCGGCACCTCACTGGAATCCGCCAGCAAGGTGGTGGAATCCATCGTGCAGGAATTCCGCAACCTGAAAGCCGATGCCATTCCCCAGGAGGAGCTGCGACGGGCCAAGGACCAGTTGAAGGGCAGCCTCATGCTCAGCCTGGAATCTTCGACTGCGCGGATGTCCAACCTGGCCCGCCAGGAAATGTACTTCGATCGCTTCTTTGGGCTCGACGAGATCATCCAGCGCATCGAGGCCGTCGTCGCCGACGACCTGGTCGCCATGGCTAACGAGTTCTTCCACACCGATAAGATTGCCGTCACCGTCCTCGGCAACCTGGAAGGCCTGAAAATCACCCGCGAGCAGCTCACCTGTTGA